From a region of the Lactuca sativa cultivar Salinas chromosome 4, Lsat_Salinas_v11, whole genome shotgun sequence genome:
- the LOC111914749 gene encoding probable anion transporter 5 yields MSITRIPSRYVIVILTFMCTCVCYIERVGFSIAYTVAADNEGVSQSSKGTILSTFYYGYALSQIPGGWAAQKIGGRRVLLLSFILWSLTSALVPLDPNRVITLVIARLLVGIAQGFIFPSIHTVLAQWVPPHERSRSVSLTTSGMYLGAAMGMLLLPSLVKFKGPQSVFLFESCLGGIWCVLWFKFASDPPRSNHPKAAASGFGESLLPVKDGQRTKNEKVSKIKIPWGKIFLSLPVWAIVVNNFTFHYALYVLMNWLPTYFELGLKSSLQEMGSSKMMPYLNMFLFSNIGGVIADHVITKKIMSVTKARKVLNSVGFVVASVALIGIPYFKTVDGVVVCSSLALGFLALGRAGFAVNHMDIAPRYAGIVMGVSNTAGTLAGIIGVGLTGQLLETAKIMDSDLSDPDSWKPVFFIPGLLCVLSSVVFLLFSTGERIFD; encoded by the coding sequence atGAGCATCACAAGAATTCCATCACGCTATGTGATTGTGATACTAACCTTCATGTGTACATGTGTATGCTACATCGAACGCGTAGGGTTTTCAATTGCATACACAGTTGCTGCAGATAATGAAGGAGTATCTCAATCAAGTAAAGGCACTATCCTTTCAACATTCTATTACGGGTACGCGTTATCACAAATCCCGGGCGGCTGGGCAGCTCAAAAAATAGGGGGCAGGCGTGTACTCCTTCTCTCCTTCATACTATGGTCACTAACTTCTGCTTTAGTTCCACTTGACCCAAACAGAGTCATAACCTTAGTAATAGCTCGATTACTCGTGGGTATAGCACAAGGCTTCATTTTTCCATCAATCCACACGGTTTTAGCTCAGTGGGTCCCACCACACGAACGATCAAGATCCGTTTCTTTGACCACATCTGGAATGTACTTAGGAGCAGCCATGGGTATGCTTTTGTTACCAAGTCTTGTAAAATTCAAAGGCCCACAATCCGTGTTTCTGTTTGAATCATGTTTAGGTGGGATTTGGTGTGTTCTATGGTTTAAATTCGCGAGCGATCCACCTCGATCGAATCACCCGAAAGCTGCAGCTTCCGGTTTTGGCGAATCATTACTCCCGGTCAAAGATGGTCAAAGGACTAAAAACGAAAAAGTTAGTAAAATCAAAATCCCATGGGGGAAAATCTTCTTGAGCTTACCTGTGTGGGCGATTGTTGTGAACAATTTCACGTTTCATTACGCTTTATATGTGCTAATGAATTGGCTACCTACTTACTTTGAATTAGGATTAAAGTCGAGTCTTCAAGAAATGGGGTCTTCGAAAATGATGCCTTATTTGAACATGTTTTTGTTTTCGAATATTGGTGGGGTGATTGCTGACCATGTGATAACTAAAAAGATAATGTCTGTTACAAAAGCGAGAAAGGTGTTGAATAGCGTGGGATTTGTGGTGGCTTCTGTTGCATTGATTGGGATTCCTTATTTTAAGACAGTTGATGGGGTGGTGGTGTGTAGCTCTTTGGCTTTGGGATTTTTGGCGTTAGGGAGAGCGGGATTTGCTGTGAATCATATGGATATTGCTCCAAGGTATGCTGGGATTGTGATGGGGGTTTCTAATACTGCTGGGACTTTGGCTGGGATTATTGGGGTTGGGTTGACTGGTCAACTTCTTGAAACTGCTAAAATTATGGATTCAGATCTTTCGGATCCGGATAGCTGGAAACCCGTGTTTTTTATTCCGGGATTGTTGTGTGTTTTGAGTTCggttgtgtttttgttgttttcaaccGGGGAGAGGATATTTGATTGA
- the LOC111914750 gene encoding uncharacterized protein LOC111914750 isoform X1: MVLAEKLSTTSTTMASSVSQYSFFSSSIKSPIETTPRRKIALIKAQKDSSPSSSESQPPDPVKLALARAKAYKKSIQSNPTPKISQNQNPVSEIAEAGGNNDGSLARVTMEGAKEYKEKNRGIQQRKSEVLTNEVVDKKDRPTVSAIDFVGLGFADKKEGRGLPAGLIPISDSFSSGDLPDVEIIVGDISRFEKKKKNTESNTTTEEEEDSELYKPKVSTWGVFPRPNNISKTYGGGKTIRPGDVLETAESKAAKDARTKKMIAAYKRQMGLNIDPKLKAECEKDLNDGDSLMEIGKLKDAIPFYEKVMDKLVYQSELHGLAALQWSICLDSLNRSDEARVMYEKLQSHPNVSVSKKARQFVFSFQAMEMMKVRSSSASKRKTGYQNFFDAFVENKNNLSLNETEVEEDAAFQALPYVIFLVSPILMILVIAVQKRLV, encoded by the exons ATGGTGTTAGCAGAAAAGCTTTCCACAACTTCCACAACAATGGCGTCTTCTGTCTCCCAATATTCATTTTTCTCTTCATCAATCAAATCCCCCATTGAAACAACTCCCAGAAGAAAGATTGCCTTAATCAAGGCCCAAAAGGATTCATCACCGTCCTCTTCGGAGTCCCAGCCACCAGATCCAGTGAAGCTCGCGCTAGCTAGAGCCAAAGCATATAAGAAATCAATCCAGTCAAACCCAACTCCTAAAATTTCCCAAAACCAAAACCCTGTTTCAGAGATTGCAGAAGCTGGAGGAAACAACGATGGGTCACTCGCCAGAGTTACAATGGAGGGAGCAAAAGAGTATAAGGAGAAAAATAGAG GAATCCAACAAAGAAAGAGTGAGGTTTTGACGAATGAAGTTGTTGATAAGAAGGACAGACCCACAGTTTCAGCAATCGACTTTGTGGGATTAGGGTTTGCTGATAAGAAGGAAGGAAGGGGATTGCCAGCTGGCTTGATTCCAATAAGCGATTCTTTTTCATCAGGGGATTTGCCTGATGTGGAAATCATTGTCGGGGATATAAGCAGgtttgaaaaaaagaaaaaaaacaccgaatcaaacacaactacagaagaagaagaagattcagaACTTTATAAGCCCAAAGTCTCTACATGGGGAGTTTTCCCTAGACCAAACAACATTTCCAAAACT TATGGTGGTGGGAAAACTATTCGTCCTGGAGATGTGCTTGAGACTGCAGAATCCAAAGCTGCAAAAGATGCAAGGACAAAAAAAATGATTGCTGCCTATAAACGCCAAATGGGTTTGAATATTGATCCAAAATTGAAAGCAGAGTGTGAGAAG GATTTGAATGATGGAGACTCATTAATGGAGATTGGAAAGCTGAAGGATGCAATACCCTtctatgagaaagttatggataAGTTGGTATACCAG AGTGAACTTCATGGTTTAGCTGCATTGCAATGGTCTATTTGCCTTGACTCCCTCAACAG ATCCGATGAAGCCCGTGTTATGTATGAGAAGCTGCAGTCTCACCCAAATGTTAGTGTGAGCAAGAAAGCAAGGCAGTTCGTGTTCAGCTTCCAG GCAATGGAGATGATGAAGGTTAGGAGTTCAAGTGCTTCAAAACGTAAAACTGGGTACCAAAATTTCTTTGATGCATTTGTGGAAAACAAGAACAATTTGTCTCTAAACGAAACCGAAGTTGAGGAAGATGCAGCATTTCAAGCTCTACCATATGTGATTTTTCTTGTTTCTCCTATCCTAATGATACTGGTGATTGCTGTACAGAAAAGGCTAGTATAG
- the LOC111914750 gene encoding uncharacterized protein LOC111914750 isoform X4 — MVLAEKLSTTSTTMASSVSQYSFFSSSIKSPIETTPRRKIALIKAQKDSSPSSSESQPPDPVKLALARAKAYKKSIQSNPTPKISQNQNPVSEIAEAGGNNDGSLARVTMEGAKEYKEKNRGIQQRKSEVLTNEVVDKKDRPTVSAIDFVGLGFADKKEGRGLPAGLIPISDSFSSGDLPDVEIIVGDISRFEKKKKNTESNTTTEEEEDSELYKPKVSTWGVFPRPNNISKTYGGGKTIRPGDVLETAESKAAKDARTKKMIAAYKRQMGLNIDPKLKAECEKDLNDGDSLMEIGKLKDAIPFYEKVMDKLVYQSELHGLAALQWSICLDSLNRSDEARVMYEKLQSHPNVSVSKKARQFVFSFQGQRTEL, encoded by the exons ATGGTGTTAGCAGAAAAGCTTTCCACAACTTCCACAACAATGGCGTCTTCTGTCTCCCAATATTCATTTTTCTCTTCATCAATCAAATCCCCCATTGAAACAACTCCCAGAAGAAAGATTGCCTTAATCAAGGCCCAAAAGGATTCATCACCGTCCTCTTCGGAGTCCCAGCCACCAGATCCAGTGAAGCTCGCGCTAGCTAGAGCCAAAGCATATAAGAAATCAATCCAGTCAAACCCAACTCCTAAAATTTCCCAAAACCAAAACCCTGTTTCAGAGATTGCAGAAGCTGGAGGAAACAACGATGGGTCACTCGCCAGAGTTACAATGGAGGGAGCAAAAGAGTATAAGGAGAAAAATAGAG GAATCCAACAAAGAAAGAGTGAGGTTTTGACGAATGAAGTTGTTGATAAGAAGGACAGACCCACAGTTTCAGCAATCGACTTTGTGGGATTAGGGTTTGCTGATAAGAAGGAAGGAAGGGGATTGCCAGCTGGCTTGATTCCAATAAGCGATTCTTTTTCATCAGGGGATTTGCCTGATGTGGAAATCATTGTCGGGGATATAAGCAGgtttgaaaaaaagaaaaaaaacaccgaatcaaacacaactacagaagaagaagaagattcagaACTTTATAAGCCCAAAGTCTCTACATGGGGAGTTTTCCCTAGACCAAACAACATTTCCAAAACT TATGGTGGTGGGAAAACTATTCGTCCTGGAGATGTGCTTGAGACTGCAGAATCCAAAGCTGCAAAAGATGCAAGGACAAAAAAAATGATTGCTGCCTATAAACGCCAAATGGGTTTGAATATTGATCCAAAATTGAAAGCAGAGTGTGAGAAG GATTTGAATGATGGAGACTCATTAATGGAGATTGGAAAGCTGAAGGATGCAATACCCTtctatgagaaagttatggataAGTTGGTATACCAG AGTGAACTTCATGGTTTAGCTGCATTGCAATGGTCTATTTGCCTTGACTCCCTCAACAG ATCCGATGAAGCCCGTGTTATGTATGAGAAGCTGCAGTCTCACCCAAATGTTAGTGTGAGCAAGAAAGCAAGGCAGTTCGTGTTCAGCTTCCAG GGACAGAGGACTGAACTCTGA
- the LOC111914750 gene encoding uncharacterized protein LOC111914750 isoform X2: MVLAEKLSTTSTTMASSVSQYSFFSSSIKSPIETTPRRKIALIKAQKDSSPSSSESQPPDPVKLALARAKAYKKSIQSNPTPKISQNQNPVSEIAEAGGNNDGSLARVTMEGAKEYKEKNRGIQQRKSEVLTNEVVDKKDRPTVSAIDFVGLGFADKKEGRGLPAGLIPISDSFSSGDLPDVEIIVGDISRFEKKKKNTESNTTTEEEEDSELYKPKVSTWGVFPRPNNISKTYGGGKTIRPGDVLETAESKAAKDARTKKMIAAYKRQMGLNIDPKLKAECEKDLNDGDSLMEIGKLKDAIPFYEKVMDKLVYQSELHGLAALQWSICLDSLNRSDEARVMYEKLQSHPNVSVSKKARQFVFSFQRLVQGQRTEL; the protein is encoded by the exons ATGGTGTTAGCAGAAAAGCTTTCCACAACTTCCACAACAATGGCGTCTTCTGTCTCCCAATATTCATTTTTCTCTTCATCAATCAAATCCCCCATTGAAACAACTCCCAGAAGAAAGATTGCCTTAATCAAGGCCCAAAAGGATTCATCACCGTCCTCTTCGGAGTCCCAGCCACCAGATCCAGTGAAGCTCGCGCTAGCTAGAGCCAAAGCATATAAGAAATCAATCCAGTCAAACCCAACTCCTAAAATTTCCCAAAACCAAAACCCTGTTTCAGAGATTGCAGAAGCTGGAGGAAACAACGATGGGTCACTCGCCAGAGTTACAATGGAGGGAGCAAAAGAGTATAAGGAGAAAAATAGAG GAATCCAACAAAGAAAGAGTGAGGTTTTGACGAATGAAGTTGTTGATAAGAAGGACAGACCCACAGTTTCAGCAATCGACTTTGTGGGATTAGGGTTTGCTGATAAGAAGGAAGGAAGGGGATTGCCAGCTGGCTTGATTCCAATAAGCGATTCTTTTTCATCAGGGGATTTGCCTGATGTGGAAATCATTGTCGGGGATATAAGCAGgtttgaaaaaaagaaaaaaaacaccgaatcaaacacaactacagaagaagaagaagattcagaACTTTATAAGCCCAAAGTCTCTACATGGGGAGTTTTCCCTAGACCAAACAACATTTCCAAAACT TATGGTGGTGGGAAAACTATTCGTCCTGGAGATGTGCTTGAGACTGCAGAATCCAAAGCTGCAAAAGATGCAAGGACAAAAAAAATGATTGCTGCCTATAAACGCCAAATGGGTTTGAATATTGATCCAAAATTGAAAGCAGAGTGTGAGAAG GATTTGAATGATGGAGACTCATTAATGGAGATTGGAAAGCTGAAGGATGCAATACCCTtctatgagaaagttatggataAGTTGGTATACCAG AGTGAACTTCATGGTTTAGCTGCATTGCAATGGTCTATTTGCCTTGACTCCCTCAACAG ATCCGATGAAGCCCGTGTTATGTATGAGAAGCTGCAGTCTCACCCAAATGTTAGTGTGAGCAAGAAAGCAAGGCAGTTCGTGTTCAGCTTCCAG CGTTTGGTACAGGGACAGAGGACTGAACTCTGA
- the LOC111914750 gene encoding uncharacterized protein LOC111914750 isoform X3, giving the protein MVLAEKLSTTSTTMASSVSQYSFFSSSIKSPIETTPRRKIALIKAQKDSSPSSSESQPPDPVKLALARAKAYKKSIQSNPTPKISQNQNPVSEIAEAGGNNDGSLARVTMEGAKEYKEKNRGIQQRKSEVLTNEVVDKKDRPTVSAIDFVGLGFADKKEGRGLPAGLIPISDSFSSGDLPDVEIIVGDISRFEKKKKNTESNTTTEEEEDSELYKPKVSTWGVFPRPNNISKTYGGGKTIRPGDVLETAESKAAKDARTKKMIAAYKRQMGLNIDPKLKAECEKDLNDGDSLMEIGKLKDAIPFYEKVMDKLVYQSELHGLAALQWSICLDSLNRSDEARVMYEKLQSHPNVSVSKKARQFVFSFQVAFGTGTED; this is encoded by the exons ATGGTGTTAGCAGAAAAGCTTTCCACAACTTCCACAACAATGGCGTCTTCTGTCTCCCAATATTCATTTTTCTCTTCATCAATCAAATCCCCCATTGAAACAACTCCCAGAAGAAAGATTGCCTTAATCAAGGCCCAAAAGGATTCATCACCGTCCTCTTCGGAGTCCCAGCCACCAGATCCAGTGAAGCTCGCGCTAGCTAGAGCCAAAGCATATAAGAAATCAATCCAGTCAAACCCAACTCCTAAAATTTCCCAAAACCAAAACCCTGTTTCAGAGATTGCAGAAGCTGGAGGAAACAACGATGGGTCACTCGCCAGAGTTACAATGGAGGGAGCAAAAGAGTATAAGGAGAAAAATAGAG GAATCCAACAAAGAAAGAGTGAGGTTTTGACGAATGAAGTTGTTGATAAGAAGGACAGACCCACAGTTTCAGCAATCGACTTTGTGGGATTAGGGTTTGCTGATAAGAAGGAAGGAAGGGGATTGCCAGCTGGCTTGATTCCAATAAGCGATTCTTTTTCATCAGGGGATTTGCCTGATGTGGAAATCATTGTCGGGGATATAAGCAGgtttgaaaaaaagaaaaaaaacaccgaatcaaacacaactacagaagaagaagaagattcagaACTTTATAAGCCCAAAGTCTCTACATGGGGAGTTTTCCCTAGACCAAACAACATTTCCAAAACT TATGGTGGTGGGAAAACTATTCGTCCTGGAGATGTGCTTGAGACTGCAGAATCCAAAGCTGCAAAAGATGCAAGGACAAAAAAAATGATTGCTGCCTATAAACGCCAAATGGGTTTGAATATTGATCCAAAATTGAAAGCAGAGTGTGAGAAG GATTTGAATGATGGAGACTCATTAATGGAGATTGGAAAGCTGAAGGATGCAATACCCTtctatgagaaagttatggataAGTTGGTATACCAG AGTGAACTTCATGGTTTAGCTGCATTGCAATGGTCTATTTGCCTTGACTCCCTCAACAG ATCCGATGAAGCCCGTGTTATGTATGAGAAGCTGCAGTCTCACCCAAATGTTAGTGTGAGCAAGAAAGCAAGGCAGTTCGTGTTCAGCTTCCAG GTAGCGTTTGGTACAGGGACAGAGGACTGA